The DNA sequence AGGTGTACCAGGGGGCCGGGGAGGAGGCGCGGGCGCTCGAAGAGTACGTCCAGATGGTCGAGGTCGATCCGAAGACGGCGACGCAGGCGGCGACGGCCATCGAGAAGATCGCGGAGACGTCACGGGACGCGGCCCCCGCGCTGTGGGCCCTGTGCCGCGTGCGGCGCCGGGAGGACCGGCTGGAGGATCTCCTGAGGGCGGCGGGGAGGCTCATCGCCCTCGACGCCCATCTCGACGACCTTCGCGGCCTGCTCGAGGCGCTGCTCGCGGACGGGAAGGACGACCCGCGGCTGCAGCTGCTGATCGGCGAATCGGCGCGGCGCGGGAAGAAGCTGCCGCGGGCGACGTCGGCGTTCATGGCCGCGGCGATGCACTCCGCGGTGGATATCCAGGCGCGCGCGCGCGAGGGGCTCGAGCGGATTCTCGAGGACAACCCCGCCGAGCGCCGCGTCCTCGAGGCCCTGTCGGACCAGCACCTCCGCGACGGCCGGTTCGACGACTGCGTGGCGATGCTCGATCGGCTCGGCTCTCTCGACGACCAGGGGGCCGCCACCGCGCTGTCGCGGCTCCAGACGCTTCTGCTCGCGCGGCCGGGACACGCCTCGGCGGAGGGGCTCATCGAGCGGCTCGCACCGAGCTCCGGAAACCCCGCGCTCGCCACCGCGTTCCTGAGGCGGCGCGTGCGGGCGGGGGACGAGGCGGCCCGCTCGGCCCTCGCCTCGCTGCAGCGGCTGCTCGCGCAGGATCCGAAGTCCGCGGAGATCCGGCACGCGACGGCCGAGGCTCACGCCGCGTGCGGTGAGTTCGCCGAGTCGTGGCAGACTCTCAGGCCCCTGGTCGATGCGACGATGGGACCCGACCCGACGCTCCTTCACCTTCTCGTGCTGATCGGCGGGAGCGGCCCAGGGCTCTGCCATGAGGTGAGCGAGGCCTTCCGCACGATGGCGCCGGCCCTCGCGGCGACGCCGGAGGGGAGCTTCGCGATCGGCGAGATGTCGGCGCGCGCGGGCGACATGACCGCGGCGCTGGAGGCCTTCCGCGCCGCGGCGGCGTTCTCGCCCGCGGCGGCGGCCGAGGTGATCGACGCCATCCGTTCCCTCTCGCCGGCCGGCATGATCGGGGAGTCGGCCGTCGCTCTCGGGGAGGCGCTCCTCGAGGCCGGGGACTTCGCCGGCGCCGCGGCCATCCTCGCCTCCTCCACCGAGCTTCCGCCGTCCGCGACGCGCCTGCTCGCCCGGCTCGAAGGCGCGCTCCGGAACTCCCCGGAGAACATCGAGCTGCGGGTGGCGCTCGCGTCGATTCTCTCCGCGGGGGGGCGCGCCGCCCGTGGCCGCGAGGTGATCGACGACGGCATCCGGCGCGGCGGCGAGTCGGCGTCCCCCGTACTCCACCTGGCGAACGGCGACGCGTGGGTCGCCGACGGCAATCTCACGGAGGCCGTGCGCGCCTACTCGCGCGCGATGTCGCAGGACAAGACGACGGCGAGCGAGGCGGCGAGAAAGCTCGGCAAGGTGCTCGACATCGACGTCGGCCATCCGACGGCCCATCTCGCGCTCGGCCGCGCGCTGCTCCTCGACGGCCGGCCCCGCGAGGGGGTCAACGCGCTGCTGACGGCGTGGTCGATCCGCCCGTCGCTCGGCGCCTCGATTCTCAAGGATCTCGGGTATGCCACCCGGTCGTTCCCTCTGGAGCCGCAGGTCGATCTCGCGCGATCCCAGATTCTCCTGGGGCAGGGCGAGGTCGAGGCGGCGAGCGACGCCCTGGGATCGGCGCTGCGGACGTCACCATCCATCGCGACCGAGGTCCTGATGCGCCTCGAGGCGCTGACGCGAAGCCACCCGTCGTGCGCGCGCGCGCACTACCACGCGGCGCACGCGTGGCTCGTGAAGAAGCGGTTCCGAGAGGCGAGCGCCGCCTTCGCCGCCGCCGCCGAGCACGAGCCGAAGCTCGCCGAGCCGGCGGCCGCGGGGCTCGCGATGGTGATGCGGGCCAGCCCCGAGAGCCCGGAGCCGCACATCGCGAGAGCGCGCCTGTACGAGAGCCAGGGAAACGTCATGAGCGCCGCCGAGGCCTACCGCGCGGCGGCCGCGAGGGGCGCGGACCCGCACCTGGCGCTCGATCCCCTCAGGCGCCTCGCGGCGGGGACGGGCCCGAGCCGGGGACGGGCGATGCTGGCCTTCGGCGCCGCGGCCCGCGACCTCGCGCTCCCGGGGGAGTCCGCGGCCGCGTTGACCGAGGCCGCCCGCATCGCCCCTGAGCACATCGACGAGATCCGTGAGGAGCTCGACGGGCTGGTCGCCCTCGACCCCGCGAACGCCGAGGCCCTCATCGCGCGGGCGCGCGTCGCGCTCGGCGCGCACGACGGCGCGACCGCGCTGGCCGACGCCGAGAAGCTGGTGGGGATGCCGGGGCGCGCGGCCGACGCCGCCGCGATCGCGCGCGACGCGGCGGCCACGGGCGGCGACGCGGGGAGGTGCGGCTGGCTCGCCGCCCGGGCCCTCTTCGGCGACGGCAGGTTCGACGAGGCGGCCGCGGAGCTCGATCGCTGCATGGAAGGATCGGCGCCGGTCCGGCGCGCGGAGATGTGCCTCCTGCGCGCGCGGATCGAGCGGCGGCGCGGCGACGTGGCCGCCAGCCGCCGGCTGACGGCCGAGGCGGAGGCGCTGAGCGGTGACCGCGAGACCTTTCTCTCGACGCTCCACGCCGAGGCGATCGCCGCGGCCCGGTTCGCCGCGCAGACGGTGGCGACCGCCTCGGATCGGTGGCGCGCGCTGCGCGCCGCGCTCGATCTCGGCGACGCCGACGCGGCGGAGAAGATCGCGGACGCGCTGTCGCTCGAGCCGAGCCGCCCCGGAGATGATGCCGGCGCGGCCGGTGGCGCGGCGGAGGTGAGGGCGCGCATCGCGTGCCTCCGCGGGCGCTATGCCGACGCGGCGGCGATCCTCGAGCGCGAGGCCCCCTCGATCCTTAAGGCCCACGCCCTGAGCCGCTCGGGGAGAGTGCGCGACGCGGTGGTCTGCCTCGCGCGCATGACCCCGGATGGGGCCGACCCCTCGACCGCGACGCGCCGGCTCATGCTCGAGCTCGCGGCCGACGAGATCCTCGGGGATGCTCCGTGCCTCGTCGCGACGACCCGACTTCGATTCCCGACCGATCCGGAGGGAGAGCGAGAATGATCATCTGCCCGATCCTGTCGCAGCAGCGCCGAGGGGAGGACGGCTCCACGACGTGGGAGCACCACGAGTGCATCGAGGACGGATGCGCCTTCTGGGCCGCCGAGGCGAAGGACTGCTCCCTTCGCGCCTCCGGATTCTCGATTCTCCGCCGCGAGGCCGCGGAGGCCGCAGCGCCCGCGGCCGTTCCTCTGCCGGCCCCGGACCTGTCCACGATTCTCGAGGCCCCGCTCGCCCGCCTCGCCGACGTCGAGCGCAAGCTCCAGGAGCTGGGAGACCGGAGCGCCGCGGCGAGCCGCGACCTGGGGATCCGCCTCCTCGAGGGAGTCGCCGCGCTCGAGCAGCCCGTCAACGCGCTCCGCGACGAGGTCGGGAGGCTGCACTCCCGGTTCGAGGAGACCGCGGGAACTCTCGCGCAGGCCTCGGCCGTGATCGAGGAGCACCGGCGGCGCGAAGACCTCCGGACGGCGGAGGAGGCCAGGGCCGAGGCCGCCGAGTGCAACGCCCGGGGGATGGCGCTCTTCCATCGGGGCGCCTTCGAGGCGGGGGAGGCCGCGTTCCGGCGCGCCGTCGATCTCGACGGCGGCCTGGCGGAGGCGCACAACAATCTGGGGCTCGCTCTCTCTCGCCTCGGGCGGCCCGACGAGGCCGTGGGCTCGTTCGAGAGGGCGCTCCAGATCCGCCCCGATCTGGCCGCCGCGCTGAACAATCTCGGGTTCATGATGCACGAAGGGTCGCGGTTCGAGGAGGCCGTCGATCTGTTTCGCCGCGCGGCGGTCACGGGCCGCGACGCCTCGGCGGCGTACACCAACCTCGGAAACGCCTGCTACAGGCTCAGCCGCAGGACCGAGGCGGTGGACGCCTGGCGCAAGGCTCTCGAGTCCGATCCCCTGAACGAGGACGCGGCGCGCGGGCTGCGACTCTTCGAAGGCGCGGAGGCTTCACGATGACGGCCGACGGCGGCCTCGCGTTCGACGAGAAGGTCCGGAGGTCCCTGACGCCGCTGTGCGGTCCGCTCCGCATCGACGCATTCCTCGGCCTGATGAGCCGCGAGCGGGCGAAGCAGATGGCCTCCCGGGCTGCCGTCTCGCGGCCCGTGAGCCCGGGTGTGCTCACGGAGCGGATTTCGGCGGCGCCCGCTCCCCGCGCCGAGAGGCCCCGGGAGACGGAGCCCGCGGAGGCGGCCCCCGACACCCTCGCCGACTCGAGCAAGCTGAAGGCCGAGGTCGACGCCTTTCTCCACCGCGACGACCGCAGCGAGGCCTCCAGCGGCGAGGTCGACGACTACCTCGAGTTCATCGGCCATAGCGCGTTCAACCCTGAGGACATCCCGGAATAACTGAAACCCCAAAGTGACCCCGAGATTGTTGGATCTCTCCGGGTCACGTCCCACGGATCTGTACTCAGCGATACGCTTCGCCCTCGACCGCGTTCGCCGGTGAACACTGCTTCCGGACCTGCTCGTGTGGACTGTGTCTCTTACGGGCGGCACGACCGTTGCCTTCCCCGCCCCCCATGCGCTGGCCCACCGTTCCTCTCGAGCGGGTGACCCCCTCCCGATTCACTCCCCCTCACTGCCCCTGGCCCAGGTGCTCTGCTCACCGTCCCGGCCCC is a window from the Acidobacteriota bacterium genome containing:
- a CDS encoding tetratricopeptide repeat protein, whose amino-acid sequence is MLARARRFAEKGRLDSAAEALKESIAAQGEDPILRIELSQILVTSGQSREAADGLRGFLKAHPGEHRRVCDFVDWARAHHHETQALHEVLGEHHVSRREFGPALESLERVDRKGLQLLLESRLATLQRFLDKSGAATPKSAVPLLYFAALAEEALQDYPKAVEMYRRILAASPGEVTQVEERLKGIIARNHRSAPLRAALAEVYQGAGEEARALEEYVQMVEVDPKTATQAATAIEKIAETSRDAAPALWALCRVRRREDRLEDLLRAAGRLIALDAHLDDLRGLLEALLADGKDDPRLQLLIGESARRGKKLPRATSAFMAAAMHSAVDIQARAREGLERILEDNPAERRVLEALSDQHLRDGRFDDCVAMLDRLGSLDDQGAATALSRLQTLLLARPGHASAEGLIERLAPSSGNPALATAFLRRRVRAGDEAARSALASLQRLLAQDPKSAEIRHATAEAHAACGEFAESWQTLRPLVDATMGPDPTLLHLLVLIGGSGPGLCHEVSEAFRTMAPALAATPEGSFAIGEMSARAGDMTAALEAFRAAAAFSPAAAAEVIDAIRSLSPAGMIGESAVALGEALLEAGDFAGAAAILASSTELPPSATRLLARLEGALRNSPENIELRVALASILSAGGRAARGREVIDDGIRRGGESASPVLHLANGDAWVADGNLTEAVRAYSRAMSQDKTTASEAARKLGKVLDIDVGHPTAHLALGRALLLDGRPREGVNALLTAWSIRPSLGASILKDLGYATRSFPLEPQVDLARSQILLGQGEVEAASDALGSALRTSPSIATEVLMRLEALTRSHPSCARAHYHAAHAWLVKKRFREASAAFAAAAEHEPKLAEPAAAGLAMVMRASPESPEPHIARARLYESQGNVMSAAEAYRAAAARGADPHLALDPLRRLAAGTGPSRGRAMLAFGAAARDLALPGESAAALTEAARIAPEHIDEIREELDGLVALDPANAEALIARARVALGAHDGATALADAEKLVGMPGRAADAAAIARDAAATGGDAGRCGWLAARALFGDGRFDEAAAELDRCMEGSAPVRRAEMCLLRARIERRRGDVAASRRLTAEAEALSGDRETFLSTLHAEAIAAARFAAQTVATASDRWRALRAALDLGDADAAEKIADALSLEPSRPGDDAGAAGGAAEVRARIACLRGRYADAAAILEREAPSILKAHALSRSGRVRDAVVCLARMTPDGADPSTATRRLMLELAADEILGDAPCLVATTRLRFPTDPEGERE
- a CDS encoding tetratricopeptide repeat protein, with the protein product MIICPILSQQRRGEDGSTTWEHHECIEDGCAFWAAEAKDCSLRASGFSILRREAAEAAAPAAVPLPAPDLSTILEAPLARLADVERKLQELGDRSAAASRDLGIRLLEGVAALEQPVNALRDEVGRLHSRFEETAGTLAQASAVIEEHRRREDLRTAEEARAEAAECNARGMALFHRGAFEAGEAAFRRAVDLDGGLAEAHNNLGLALSRLGRPDEAVGSFERALQIRPDLAAALNNLGFMMHEGSRFEEAVDLFRRAAVTGRDASAAYTNLGNACYRLSRRTEAVDAWRKALESDPLNEDAARGLRLFEGAEASR